Proteins encoded by one window of Anopheles maculipalpis chromosome 2RL, idAnoMacuDA_375_x, whole genome shotgun sequence:
- the LOC126567236 gene encoding uncharacterized protein LOC126567236, which produces MKTGLKFSKTTHAAVYGQCFLNGFAVKMRLGVILVVVVVLCVGSRPINSEIVVKASTTRCHSPAFLMYEAMMSAYLEGYKTLTTIIGDDMVDNAIIEAIKCHRVAKLQASYKLYTVDTYFQSVERDRNDRNYGYNLNPYPIWEAFHCEANMSMIMEQVLPAIAFRNPVARVILLVRGIGKYDMMQLFRRAWTRFKMLDILVLSRIDYRTILMCLFNPYLTSRDEMLDERNMFCYHLRTMEDVDSFNREVQRFTYERITNLHQYPLRIAITDVELMSKAVYFANGTLRRYQYLDGEMIEIMRERMNFTINYNQLNYQESVGFISSNGSLGGTLQMLEHNTIDLAANSRSIMQHPMRNLQYVHFLCPIRLIFVVPMNYFRDRYKVVFFHAFSLQMYSTNFAMAILLPSLLLVLMRRKFSAAAYLTETFRILAIVFSCSIRLPRNNRHRLVLMGLMFYSIVAYSAWQGITIIQLNLDDEKLRNIQTLEELVETKLNLKAIVSFGNAIRGKVWNSSDVRGRIAARLDVQWKPSNISIIPEVADNRTSAVPIIEYFIEVVRSRYFDPVRKQSKLYFIQQPFIEYLTAMALPKNSPLFPTIRRLTMNCLENGIVNYQLTLIRQKGALLQIAQIRNKTLRDEPPARRVNLFNMRIVFFVYMLMNGVAILVFLCEVGYFRYQQKKTITRRKRRRVGARRPSIVWPYIE; this is translated from the exons ATGAAGACGGGACTGAAGTTTTCCAAG ACGACACATGCTGCAGTTTACGGTCAGTGCTTTTTGAATGGTTTTGCAGTAAAAATGCGCTTGGGTGTGATATtagtggttgtggtggtgctaTGTGTGGGGAGCCGTCCAATCAACAGTGAGATAGTAGTAAAAGCTTCAACAACACGCTGCCACTCGCCAGCATTTCTTATGTACGAAGCAATGATGAGTGCATACCTGGAGGGATACAAAACATTGACAACCATCATCGGGGACGACATGGTAGATAACGCGATCATTGAGGCGATCAAGTGTCATCGTGTCGCCAAACTGCAGGCTTCGTATAAGCTGTACACGGTTGATAC CTACTTTCAATCAGTCGAAAGAGATCGAAACGATCGGAACTATGGCTACAATCTGAACCCTTACCCGATCTGGGAAGCGTTCCACTGCGAAGCGAATATGTCGATGATTATGGAGCAAGTGTTACCGGCGATTGCGTTTCGCAATCCAGTAGCGAGAGTCATTCTGCTCGTACGTGGCATCGGAAAGTACGATATGATGCAGCTCTTTCGTCGTGCCTGGACACGTTTCAAGATGTTGGATATTCTCGTACTGAGTCGCATCGACTATCGCACGATACTGATGTGCCTATTCAATCCTTACCTGACCAGTCGGGATGAAATGTTGGACGAAAGGAATATGTTTTGCTATCATCTAAGAACAATGGAGGATGTGGATTCGTTTAACAGGGAGGTGCAGCGATTCACCTACGAACGTATTACAAACCTACACCAGTATCCATTAAGGATAGCCATTACGGATGTGGAGCTGATGTCGAAGGCAGTTTACTTTGCGAATGGAACGCTACGTCG TTACCAATATCTCGATGGTGAAATGATAGAAATTATGCGAGAAAGAATGAACTTCACCATAAACTACAATCAACTCAACTACCAAGAGTCGGTCGGCTTCATCTCGTCGAATGGCAGCTTAGGTGGAACGCTGCAGATGCTGGAGCATAACACCATTGATCTGGCGGCCAACTCACGCTCCATCATGCAGCACCCAATGCGCAACTTGCAGTACGTACACTTTCTTTGCCCGATCCGGCTGATCTTCGTTGTTCCGATGAACTATTTTCGCGATCGTTACAAGGTGGTCTTTTTTCACGCATTTTCTCTGCAAATGTATTCGACCAACTTTGCCATGGCTATTTTACTACCTTCACTGTTGCTGGTCCTGATGCGGCGCAAGTTTTCTGCCGCTGCCTACCTAACGGAGACGTTTCGCATACTGGCAATTGTTTTTTCATGTAGCATTCGTTTACCGCGCAACAACCGACACCGGCTCGTCCTGATGGGCCTGATGTTCTACAGCATAGTGGCGTACTCGGCCTGGCAAGGGATCACCATCATCCAGCTCAACTTGGACGATGAAAAGCTGCGCAACATACAAACGCTGGAAGAGCTGGTGGAAACGAAGCTGAACCTGAAAGCGATCGTTTCCTTTGGTAATGCGATACGGGGCAAGGTTTGGAACAGTAGCGATGTGCGTGGTCGTATAGCAGCTCGGCTCGATGTGCAGTGGAAACCGTCGAACATCAGCATTATCCCGGAGGTGGCAGACAATCGGACATCTGCTGTACCTATCATCGAATACTTTATTGAGGTGGTGAGATCTCGTTACTTTGACCCGGTACGCAAGCAAAGTAAGCTGTACTTCATTCAGCAACCATTTATCGAATATCTGACAGCGATGGCACTACCGAAGAATTCACCCCTCTTTCCCACGATACGACGCTTGACCATGAACTGTCTCGAGAATGGGATAGTGAACTACCAGCTCACGCTCATAAGACAGAAGGGTGCCCTTTTGCAGATTGCACAAATACGCAACAAAACATTGCGTGACGAACCACCGGCCAGAAGGGTGAACCTTTTTAATATGCGCATCGTATTTTTCGTTTATATGCTGATGAACGGTGTCGCAATTTTGGTGTTCTTATGCGAGGTAGGGTATTTTCGTtatcagcaaaagaaaactattaCGCGAAGGAAGCGTCGTCGGGTTGGTGCGCGACGTCCGTCTATCGTATGGCCGTATATAGAGTGA